Sequence from the Calypte anna isolate BGI_N300 chromosome 25, bCalAnn1_v1.p, whole genome shotgun sequence genome:
ctcccCTTGTCCCTGCTGCCCCCGGGGGGGCTGTAGGAtcagtgctgggggagggggtCTGGTGGTTGTAATGAGGGCGAggtgggtgggcagggggctggtgGCTGTCAccatggcagcagagctgctgcttctcaatCCTctgggggctgggaagggatggaaggaaagGCAGGGGCCATGTGGGCAGGGAAGGGTGAAGGCAGCTCCTCCGTCCAGGCTCTGGTGTCACTCAGAGGGATCAGAAAGCCCCTGCTGTCAGGTGTGTCCCTTTTTGGGGTGACTTGGCTTATTCTGGGAACTAGTTTGGCTGCCATCTCTGTAAGAGGACAGCTCTGCCCAACATCGGCTCTGTAGGAGCCCCCTGGGACACTTGGGGAAGGGGCTGGCTCTCCCTCTGGTGTCACTGTCACCCACAGTGTCACAGGTCACTGTCTCCTGCCATCAGCTGGCCTGGAACAGGGCTGGAGGTCCCTGGCCTGGCTGCCTGCTTGAGCACCCCATCCCaggggctgaggctgcagccccctttgttttctgctgaatGGTGGTTGCTAAGCACTGGGGGATGCTGGTCCGGAGGGCAGCCCTGGTTTTGTTATCAGCCGGGttgtggaagaggaggagggggctgggccTGTCACAGGGGATtagggggagggtggggggtgtCCCCAAGGCAGGCTGATCCCTTCCAAAGGGACCATTGTTCAGGAGCCTGCtgttccctcccagttcctggGGCTGTGAGCTGGCAGCTGTAGGTAGTGATGGGGCTTCCTGAAGCTGCTCCAATTCCTGGGGCTCATTGTGGGAAGACCCTTTGTCCCACAGGTGTTTTGTCCTTGCTCCTGTCcctttctctgctccttccacCAGTCTCGTGTTCGAGGTTTGCCTGGGGTGTTGTTTCACGCTCTTGAGTGAGGAATGCTGCCAAGAGGCATCTAgctccatcccatccatcccatccatccatccccatgTCTCCTGCTGCGGGAGATGCCGTggctggagctggtggggggaaaagcaggagggTGGGAGCTGTGGCAGATTGGCTGCAGAGGATGAAAGCAGCTCCAGGCGCTGTTGGCAATGGTTGGGTTTTGTCTGTGTGCTGCCCCAGCACTCGCCGTGTAATCCAGTCCCACAACCACCCAGCTTCTGTGCCCCAACCAGCCTGCCCAGGTACccccgctgctgctgctcctcctcgACAGGCTTGTCTGGCAGGATCCAGCCTTCTGCTCTTGGTACCATTCTCCATGGTGCccaacctgggctgctgtggTTCTGGCAGTGTGTGGGGACTGCCTGTGACACCCAGCCAGTGGGAAGGAGGTTCAGAAAAACTTGCTTTGCTGGAAAACACTCCAGGAAAACTCTGGCCCCTAGAAGCTCTGGGACACCAAGAGGAGCATCTTGGTGGGCTCTGGTGCCAAGAGGTGCCCTGTGGTGCTGCCACCACCGTGGCTGTGGTGCTGGGAGTGAGGCCACCCCGAGTGATGTCTGGGGTTAGACTCTCATCCCTagcctggagcagctctctggGCTGTGGGTGCCTGCAGTGAGGTTGGAGACACAGcccttggggtgctggggtggtggGTGCTGCCCATGCACCCCACTCTGGGCTGAGCCAATTGCCTGCTGCATGCCTGAGCCGATTATGGCTCTGATAATAGCCCAGGGGATTAAAGGGCTGTGCTCGCTGTCGCTTCATGCCCTTATCCTTCTCCTCATCAAAGAGGCCGTGGGGCACAGAGCCACTGCCTGCTCGTGGTGTGGCCCTGTAGTCCTAGGAAGCCCCCACCATACCCGCTCCAGGGGTCTTTCCCTGCGAGGCAGGTGAGAAGGGGTTTGGCCTGACCCCTCTGTGCTGTGAGGATAGGGGATGGTGCAGGGTGCCCAGGGTTCAGAGGGGCTCCTGAGGGTGAGACATCCCTGGGGGAGGGCTCCTGGAAGGAAAACATGGTGAAAGAGTCCCCAAAAGGCAAGGGCTGGGGGACCATCTCTCCTGgccagcagctggaagcaaTGCTGGGGGTACTGGGTCCAACCTTACTGGGGGCTGGGGGAGTCCCTGCCGAGGCCACCCCTTTCAGGGGTGGATGGCAGAGCCAACTGCCCAGTCCTCCCCCGTTTCCCTGGCAGTGGCAGGACATACAGTAGTAAATGTTGGTGTGACCAAGCTCCTGTGGCTGCTCCAGCCTTTGTCCTGGAGCCGTGCCCAGCCGGCCCCCTGCGGCGCCGGTGGAGGCAGAAGGAACCCGAACCCGGCCAGaccctgcagtgctgccaaGTGGGGCAGTCGGCCCCGCTACCGGGGGAAGCCGGCGGCGGGGGCGAGCACCGCGTGGGTGGGTGGCCCAGGGAGAGACGGGTGGCCCGGGGACGCGGCTGTCCCTGAGCCAGCAGCACGGGCTGTGACAGCCGCTCCCGGGCGTGCAGGTCGCCTGCGGATCGAGGAAGGCGCTTCCCTGCGCATCGACCTCCTGCGCCCTGAGGACCAGGGTTGGTACGAGTGCCGTGTGCTCTTCCTCGACCGGCACAGCACCGAGGCTGACTTCCAGAACGGCACCTGGATCCATCTCACCGTCAACGGTACCGCTTGATCCCACTCTGGGTcgctgctctgcccagcaccagccAAGATCTCTTCGTGGCTGGGTCTGGATCCACTGGTCTTCCAAGAGGTGTTGAGCCAGAGCTGGAGGTGAAGGTTCGGACTTGTCTTTGCAGCACCCCCCACCTTCCTCGAGACCCCCCCTGAATTCGTGGAGGTGCGGGACCGGGAGACACTGAGCCTTACCTGCACGGCTGCCGGGAACCCCCAGCCTGTTGTCATCTGGAAGAGGAGTGACTTGGCTGTCCAGAGCGGGGACACAGTGCAGGTGAGGATGGCAAACCATCAGTTACCCTCAGTGATGTGTCTGCCAGTGACTGTTCCTGCTTTGGTGGCACCTGtcaccagccctgcctgcagggcaCACCTTCCCAAGAGTGTCCTGTTCCTTGCCCACGGTCTCATTGCAGGTGAGGAATGGGACACTGAGCATTGCTGTTGTGGAACGTGCCAGTGCAGGCACCTACACCTGTCATGCTTCCAGCAAGGAGGGCACCATCACCCACACCACCCGCGTGCTCGTGCAGGGTAagagctctcccagctctggcCGTGTGGATGCTGCCACCAGCCATACAGCCACCTGTGTCATGGGGTTGGTTTTGGCACAGGTATGACAGGCTTTGGAAGCAGCTGGGGCTGTctcatccccagccctggctgtccTCTCTGTCCCACGCTGCAGGGCCACCCATCATTGTGGTGCCACCCCAGAATGTCACTGTCAACATCTCCCAAGATGCCTTTCTGGCTTGCCAGGCTGAGGCATACCCAGGAAACCTCACCTACACCTGGTTCCAGGGCAGCAGCAATGTCTTCCACCTCAGgtacagcagggacagggatggcACCTAGGTGGCTGCAGGCTCCTGCTGGCCAGCAGGCTTCTGTGGCTATGTGAAGCCTGGATCTGACACAAAGGACTGGCTGGGTGTGTGGTGGGGGGGTTTGTTCATCCAAGGGCAGCAGAGAagctcccagctgtgctgctcagcactgccctCCCCTTGCAGCCACCTCCAGGCTCGGGTCCGCATCCTGGTGGATGGGAGTCTCTTGCTCCAGCAAACGACCCCAGATGATGCTGGCAAATACACCTGCACCCCCAGCAACGGGCTGTGGAAGCCGccttctgcctctgcctttGTCACAGTGCTGTGTAAgagccccacagcccctcacaAGCCTGGGCCATGCTGTCACCAGCCCCATTCAGCTGCCACAGTGGCCCCGTCTCCCTTCTGCCCCTCACTCCAGCCCTGGCACCCTGTTTGTCCTTGCAGATCCGGCACAGGTGACCACCATGCTCCCAGAGACCCACCTGCCCAAGGGGATGCAGGGTGTGATCCACTGCCCCACCAGGGCCAACCCCCCTCTGCTCTCCGTCAGTTGGACGAGGGACGGGCGCCCGCTGGAGCTGGACAAGGTACTGCCACTTGTGCCCTCTCCTGTCCTCCCACCTCCTCGAGCCCCTTGTCCTGACCCCTTGTGCCTTCTCCCAGTTCCCTGGCTGGTCCATCAGACCGGATGGCTCCATTGTTGTTGCCATGGGAAACGACGATGCTCTGGGAGTGTACAGATGCACCCCGTACAACAGCTACGGCACTGCTGGCGAGTCCCAGCCCACCCGTGTCCTGCTGAAGGTGAGGCTGGCTGAGTGGGGTGTGGGTACACTGCCCGATGGGTGGGTACACTGCCCgagccccagctgctcccaccctgctgtgctgagcagcccAAGCATGCTGCATGCCACAGGTCTGCACTCCATCCCACCAACCACCAAGCCCCCCCCCCACGCTATCCCTGTGTGTCTTCCAGGACCCCCCAGCCTTCACCCTGCGTCCCAAGGAGGAGTACTTCCAGGAGGTGGGCCGGGAGCTGGTGGTTCCCTGTGCTGCCCATGGGGATCCCCCCCCAACTGTCACCTGGCTGAAGGTAGGACCTCAGTCTGCGGAACCAGCCAAGCCCTCCTGAGAGGCAGATGCTGCTTCTGGGGCCAGCACTCAAGAGCagtccccatgtcccccctgACTGAGGCATAAAGGGTCACATCTCTCCTGGTTCCTGCAGGAGAAAGGGTTCTCAGGGTACTTTACTTGTGTGGCACTGTAAGAAACCAGGGCAAAATCCTTCCCCTCAGCTCCTAAACCAGCCCTAGGGTGAGGAACTGTGTTGGTTACCCCAGCCCTGGGTGGGGTGGGTGGTTGCCCACCATCAGGGTGTCTGTGCCTTGCCGTGCAGGTGGGCAGTGTGGGGCAGAGCGGTGCCCAGGTGGATGGGAACAGCAGCCTCGTCTTCCGCCCACTCATCAAGGAGCAGCATGGAGTCTGGGAGTGCACAGCCACCAACCAGGTGGCCAGCATCAGCACCACCACCTCTGTCCATGTTCTGGGTGAGTCACTTGGTTCCTGGTGAgcaggtgctgggctgctccaTCACGGACCACACCAGCCTCCCAGTGCTGGAAGGGGTGAAAATGTGCGTGCGTGGTTGGTACAAGAAGTCTCTGCTTCCTCTACCAGGTACCAGTCCTCACGCTGTCACCAATGTCTCTGTCTTCCCCCTCCTGCTGGCAGCCAATATCTCCTGGGAGCCAGGGTTTGATGGGGGTTATTTCCAGAGGTTCAGTGTCTGGTACACACCACTGTGAGTGCCCGTGGGCAGGCTCTGGTGTCTCACACCCCCTTCATCCCACCTGAGTGGCTCAGCACTGGACTTCCAGGTCCCTTATCTTCCTCAGGATAAAGCATCCACCCCGGGCCCATCACGACTGGGTGTCTCTCTCAGTGCCTGTGGGGGCTCAGCACCTCTTGGTGGAGAATCTGCAGCCAGACATGAGCTACCAGTTCAGCGTCCTGGCCCAGAACAAGCTGGGCAGTGGCCCCTTCAGCCAGATtgtcacctctgtgcccagggGTAAGAGGAAGGGTCCTTGTGCTTCCCAAAGTAGCCCCAAGCACATCAGAAGCTCCTATTCCTGCCCTGCTGTTCCACCCCACCACCCAGGCTCCCACACCAGtgtcccctttctcctcaggcTTCCCAGTGACCACAGTGCCTCCGGAGCCACCAGCTGTGACCATCCAAGTCTTCCTGTCCCCTCCGCAGGCTCTGACCGCCAACGAGACGGCACGGGGGGTCCTGCTGCGGTGGGAGCCCCCGGCACAGTTCTCGGTGGCGCTGAGCGGTTACGCGCTGGAGCTGCGGCAGGACAAGGgcagctgggaggtgctggaccgctccatccccagcaccaaGACCCAGGTCCTGGTGCCAGGACTCATCAAGGTGGGCATCTCGTTGGCTGCTCGTTGGCCACGGGGAAAGGCAGCAAGGGAGAGGGTCAGGTCTTCTACGTAGCTGCTGTACCAACCATGGGGGCTGAGGGTCAGCTGGCCCCTGTGCCAACGTGGCTAATggccctctgctcccccaggaCGCCTTCTATGAGTTCCGACTGGTGGCCTTTGCTGGCAGCTACATCAGTGATCCCAGCAACACAGTGAACGTCTCCACAGCAGGTAAGGCCTGGGCTGccacccccttcctcctctttgcaCCAGAGGTGTGACGTGCTCACTGTGGTCTAAGATCTTCCCAAAGAGAAACCTTTCCACCCCGATGTGTCCTTCCTGCTAGACCCCCAGGGTGCACAGCAGGACCCCCAGAGCTAACACTAGGGGAAACACCCACCTCCACGTGTGCATCTGGTGTGACTTCAGTCTCACGggccaggcagcaggagagtTTCTGGGGTGCACAGTGTCCCTGCACCCCATGGAGGGCATGGGTCTGCTGAGGCTTTGCTGTTTATCCCATGGTGCTGATGATGTGAGGGAGGCAATGCCCACCATGCTGCTGTGCCCTGCCAGAAACCGAGCCTCTGACTGTGTCTCCTGTCTGGCCCAGGTATGGAAGTGTATCCATCTCGTACCCAGCTGCCAGAGCTCCTGCCACAGCCAGTGCTGGCAGGGGTCATTGGGGGGATCTGCTTCCTCAGCGTGGCAGTCATCTTCAGCACCGTGGCTGCCTGCATCATGAATCGCCGGCGTGCTGCACGCATCCAGAAGCGAAGGCAAGGTAGGAGCTGTCTGAGTGCAGGCACCTGGATCCTGGGGCTCCAGAGAGCTCAAAGTGCTCTGTGCAGGGCAGCAGGAAACGGTGCCCCAAGGGAGGGGACAGGTCAGCCTGGGACTGGGGGCTCACCAGGGGCAGTAGTAGGGCTTAGTGGTTGCTGCTGTCTCCTCATCATCACTTTGCCTTGCTCGCTGTGTGATTCCCCTTGTGTTCTCACGACCTTCTAGATCCACCACTCGTCTTCTCCCCCAGCAAGAAGCTTCAACCTTCACAGTAAGTCGTGGCCATGCCATGCTCCCATCCTGTCCCCCATCCTTGTCTTGCTGTGCTTTGCCATCATTGCTCACTGCTCGCCAAGGGTGGAGGGACCAGCCAGGGCACTGCTACACCCTTCCACACTGTGGGCTTGGAGTGGGGTGCTGGGACCAGGGTGTGCTGCAGTACGGGACTCCCTTGGGGTGCTATGCTTTTTTGGGAATCTTTTGGCTGAAGAAATAATCAGAGCACAGGAGTTGGTCTGTCCAGCCAGCGGTGTGCAGGGTCACGGCATCTGCACAAGCACAGGGGCCCAGATATGAGCCAGGACTGTGCTCCAGTggctcctttcttccttccagcaGTTCTCGTGGCTCTGGTAGCCCAGACAGCACCGTGAAACTGAAGCTGCAGCCATCTCCTTACCAGAGCCTGCGCCAGACGCTGCTGTGGGGCGAGAAGGCGGGCACCAGCCTGGGTCTCAGCATCGCCGGGGCCGGTTCCCGGTACGCTGTCTACGAGAGCCATGTCGGGGAGCACATCCCCCTGGAGCGCATCTCCCGTGGCCCTGACGGGCGCTTCGTGGTGGAGACACACCCAGAGGAGCACAGCTTCGGGGCGCTGCCCTACACCAAGCCCGAGTCAGACCCTCAGCAGGACCCTCCGGGCCCACAACCCGAGCCCTACCTCCAGCTGtccccagaggaggaggaggaggaggaagagcccATCTGGCGCAAGAGGGTCTCTCTGCGCCCCCGGCCCATGGGGCAGACCCACCATGGGGCCCGGGCCAGCTACCGCCAGGGCCGTTACTTTGGCTACGGCAGCAGCAGCCCCGTGGATGAGGCCACGGCACTGTGCATCGTCAACATCAGCCCTGTGGCCTCGGCTGCCACCACCCTGCCTTACAGCGCCATGGAGGAGCTGCgccacagccctggcagcactgagccctaccagagctctgccagcGCCCTGTGGGACCTCGCTGCCCCCTCCAGGGCTCCCCCCGGCCATCCCTTGGCCCCCCACCCTCTCCCAGCCTTGGGGGCAGCCGGCAGTCAGCTGGCCCCTTAGCCCAGAGCGGGATCCTCCAGTACCTGAGCCTGCCCTTCTTCAAGGAGATGTGTGTGGATGGGGACTGGCCGGCCCCAGAGGAGCCAGCGGAGCCCAcctctgtgggcagccagccAGAACCCCCACTAGCCCCCCCTCCTGCCTTGCTGGGGCCTGGGGGCTCCCCACCACGCGTGGGGCGGACGCTGTGCCCAGATTGCATCGACACATGTGCCAATACCACCTCTCCCCCAGCCATCGATTTCCTCAAGCCCCCCAGGCTGCCAGTGGGTCCTGCCAAGGCCTCACGACCCGGCACCCCAGCTGgcctgcagccccccacccAGCTGGCTCCCCACTTccttgctggcagcaggactgaggctgcagagcccaactggggagcagccaggctCCTGGATTCTGCACCCCCCGAGAAACTTGCCCGGGGCAGCTTGACCAGCCAGAGCAGTGGCCGGGGCAGTGCCTCCTTCCTGCGGCCTCCTCACTGGCACCGTCCCTGGGGGCATCTGCCTGGGCACCCCCGTCAAGGAGGGGAGTAAGCTGGCAGAGTGggggctcagcagcagaggatggaAGGGTGAGGACAGATCCAGCCCTCGGCAGCGCTGGGAAGAGGTGAGCCACTGGAAAGACACTGGGAAGAAGCCAGATCTTGCCGGGGCAGCTCAGCCTATCCTACAGTATTTGGCTGGGGTGTCCTTGTAGCACTCTGACCCCTGCTCTATGAAACATCCCGCCCCCCAACCCTGGGGTTcccaccctccctgccccagcaatCACCCAGCTCtccccccagcatccctcccctcccaccgACCCACCCTGTTCCTCGGGGTGCCTGGGTGGGGACTGTCCTGACGCCTGTCCCCGCAGGAGGAACACCTCGGTGGATGAGAACTACGAGTGGGACGCTGAGTTCGCCCTGGAGTCGGACATCCTCCAAGCGCTGCAGCTCTACCGCAGCGGGGCCCCGGAACGGCCCATCTCCACCATCGCCCTGCGCGACCTGGAGAGGCAGAGTGAGTGCGGACCCCGCGGACCTCGCCACCCTCAGGGTCCCACGGGGCAGCCCCCTACCCTTCCGCGGGCCCGACCCTCGGGGACCGGGGCGGGCAGGGCCCTTTGGTACCCGCCTCCCCGGGGGGAGCCGCGCTGGCGGGTGACGCGGTGCGGCCGGACGCGGCCCCTCTCCCCGCAGAGCCCGGCGGCGGCTCCTTCCCGGTGAGCTCGGTGGCGGCGGAGGCGTTGGCGGCGGCTGGCGGTCCCCGGGAGCGGGGAAAGGCTCCGCGCCAGGAGCTGGTGGCGtcccggcggcggcgggaggggcCCCGGCAGCGCCTGAGCCCCCGCGGGTGTTGCGCGGAGCGCTTCGAGTTGGCCACGCTGCTCTAGGGACCCCAGGGccgggggaggaggaggatttggGGTGGAATAAAAAAGGCGTCAGAGCAACACCGGCTCGTCTGTGGCAGGGGCACAGTGCCCACACCAACGAGTACCCCCCGCCCCACCCAATtactccccccccccatcacATCGTCTCTGTATCCCCttgcagcccccccaccccactccccttcccctcttcctgtTCCCCCGAAGGTTTCCCTTCCCATTCCCATCTTTCTCTCCCCATCCCAGGGTCCGCTGCCCCCCGCAATTCCCATCCCCGCCCtgtcctctccccccccctcccgtcGGGTCCTAGTGCCCCTCcgcccccctttttttttttcggggggGGGCGGGAACCTGAGGGATCCGCGCGCGGGGAGGCGGGGCctgctccctctttcccttATTGGTCATACCGTGGGAGCGCGTCACGGGGCGTGGGCCCCCAGCAAAACACGTCATCCTCCTCCCCGGGAGGTTCCGGGGGTCCCGGCGGGCTACTGCAGGGTCATTGCAGGTCGCCATGGGCTGTCCCAACTCTTACCCTTGGGCTGTCCCCACTGTGGCCTGTGACTTGTGTCCCCCCACAGTCTCGGTCCCACCCACGTGCCGCCCCTGTCCGcacccctctgtccccccccgACGTCCACTCATGTTGCCCCATGTCACCCGCTTGTCACCCTGTGTCTCCTGAatcagccccagccctgcccgcTAGGTCCTGTCCCGTGTCCCCATCTGTGTCACCCCCTCATCATTCTGAGCTGCATCCCCTGAGCATCCTGCACTACCCCACTCCTCACCTCTattgtccccagccctggccaccagcatcctctcccttttcccctcccctgtATCCTGCTCTCTGATCTTCCACCCCTGTTCCTGCATCCCTATGTCACTCCCTGACCttgtttttcccccccctttgTCATCCCTGTCCTGTGGTTCACCCTGCTTCCCTTGGTcatgtgccccccccccccccatgcgTGTCCCCAGGCCATGCA
This genomic interval carries:
- the IGSF9 gene encoding LOW QUALITY PROTEIN: protein turtle homolog A (The sequence of the model RefSeq protein was modified relative to this genomic sequence to represent the inferred CDS: inserted 2 bases in 2 codons), with protein sequence MRWWLRAAVLSLLAGAGAEAGNGQRQSRAVVGRVGESTVLGCDLLDAHEARPPLYVIEWVRFGFVLPIFIKFGLYSPRVDPEYVGRLRIEEGASLRIDLLRPEDQGWYECRVLFLDRHSTEADFQNGTWIHLTVNAPPTFLETPPEFVEVRDRETLSLTCTAAGNPQPVVIWKRSDLAVQSGDTVQVRNGTLSIAVVERASAGTYTCHASSKEGTITHTTRVLVQGPPIIVVPPQNVTVNISQDAFLACQAEAYPGNLTYTWFQGSSNVFHLSHLQARVRILVDGSLLLQQTTPDDAGKYTCTPSNGLWKPPSASAFVTVLYPAQVTTMLPETHLPKGMQGVIHCPTRANPPLLSVSWTRDGRPLELDKFPGWSIRPDGSIVVAMGNDDALGVYRCTPYNSYGTAGESQPTRVLLKDPPAFTLRPKEEYFQEVGRELVVPCAAHGDPPPTVTWLKVGSVGQSGAQVDGNSSLVFRPLIKEQHGVWECTATNQVASISTTTSVHVLGTSPHAVTNVSVFPLLLAANISWEPGFDGGYFQRFSVWYTPLIKHPPRAHHDWVSLSVPVGAQHLLVENLQPDMSYQFSVLAQNKLGSGPFSQIVTSVPRGFPVTTVPPEPPAVTIQVFLSPPQALTANETARGVLLRWEPPAQFSVALSGYALELRQDKGSWEVLDRSIPSTKTQVLVPGLIKDAFYEFRLVAFAGSYISDPSNTVNVSTAGMEVYPSRTQLPELLPQPVLAGVIGGICFLSVAVIFSTVAACIMNRRRAARIQKRRQDPPLVFSPSKKLQPSHSSRGSGSPDSTVKLKLQPSPYQSLRQTLLWGEKAGTSLGLSIAGAGSRYAVYESHVGEHIPLERISRGPDGRFVVETHPEEHSFGALPYTKPESDPQQDPPGPQPEPYLQLSPEEEEEEEEPIWRKRVSLRPRPMGQTHHGARASYRQGRYFGYGSSSPVDEATALCIVNISPVASAATTLPYSAMEELRHSPGSTEPYQSSASALWDLAXPLQGSPRPSLGPPPSPSLGGSRQSAGPLAQSGILQYLSLPFFKEMCVDGDWPAPEEPAEPTSVGSQPEPPLAPPPALLGPGGSPPRVGRTLCPDCIDTCANTTSPPAIDFLKPPRLPVGPAKASRPGTPAGLQPPTQLAPHFLAGSRTEAAEPNWGAARLLDSAPPEKLARGSLTSQSSGRGSASFLRPPXLAPSLGASAWAPPSRRGVSWQSGGSAAEDGRVRTDPALGSAGKRRNTSVDENYEWDAEFALESDILQALQLYRSGAPERPISTIALRDLERQSEMANRGPSYGLSREVQQKIDRQYDPELEQILVRWILAQCGGDVAQPAPGRDGFQQWLKDGTVLCRLINSLHPRGQGPVAKIQASAMAFKQMEQISQFLQAAERYGIAATDIFQTVDLWEGKNMACVQRTLMNLGSLAVAKGDGLFVGDPNWFPKKSQENRRVFSEDKLKEGQSVIGLQMGTNRGASQAGMTGYGMPRQIL